One genomic window of Candidatus Nitrospira inopinata includes the following:
- the folP gene encoding dihydropteroate synthase codes for MGVVNVTPDSFYDGGRHSEPEQAVAHALELVEQGADILDVGAESTRPGAAPVGEEEERTRLLPVVTELARRVAVPISVDTTKAAVAQAALDAGASIVNDVSALRFDPRMASVVARSGAGVVLMHMKGTPLTMQEDPCYRDVVEDVVQFLEERMRVAMEAGISKLNIMLDPGIGFGKLLEHNLELLNRLGELMKLDRPLVVGPSRKSFIGRLIGRSAEHREWGTAAAVALAVDRGARILRVHDVAMMADVVKVAAAIASRKASNRAGA; via the coding sequence ATGGGAGTGGTGAATGTCACCCCTGATTCGTTTTATGACGGAGGCCGGCATAGTGAGCCAGAACAGGCCGTCGCGCATGCGTTGGAGTTGGTAGAGCAGGGTGCCGATATTCTGGACGTCGGCGCTGAATCGACCAGGCCTGGTGCGGCGCCGGTCGGTGAAGAAGAAGAACGAACGCGCCTGCTTCCGGTGGTGACTGAATTGGCTCGTCGGGTTGCGGTTCCGATTTCGGTGGACACGACCAAAGCCGCGGTCGCGCAGGCCGCTCTGGACGCCGGCGCTTCCATCGTCAATGACGTCAGTGCGCTGCGGTTCGACCCTCGAATGGCATCGGTCGTGGCGCGATCCGGCGCCGGGGTGGTCCTTATGCACATGAAGGGCACTCCTCTCACGATGCAAGAGGACCCGTGCTACCGTGACGTTGTTGAGGACGTCGTTCAATTTCTGGAAGAACGCATGCGAGTCGCCATGGAAGCGGGAATCTCGAAACTCAACATCATGCTTGATCCGGGCATCGGTTTTGGTAAGCTGCTGGAACACAACCTTGAACTTCTGAACCGGTTGGGTGAGTTGATGAAACTCGATCGCCCGCTCGTTGTGGGACCCTCGCGCAAATCGTTTATCGGCCGACTTATTGGTCGATCGGCTGAACATCGGGAGTGGGGCACGGCCGCGGCGGTCGCACTCGCCGTCGATCGGGGCGCTCGAATTCTTCGGGTCCATGATGTGGCGATGATGGCCGACGTCGTCAAGGTGGCGGCGGCCATCGCATCTCGGAAGGCTTCAAACCGGGCAGGTGCATGA
- the ftsH gene encoding ATP-dependent zinc metalloprotease FtsH yields MNSRVKNLLFWVVVGLFMILLFNLFSVPTHAPEEEVIFSDFMAKLDKGDFEKVIIKGNHISGVLKDKTRIRTYAAEYPDMIKTLREKDVQIEVKPPEESPWYITFLITWGPFILFLALWFFLMRQMQIGGNKALSFGKSRARMLTEDRKKVTFADVAGIDEAKEEVLEIIDFLKDPRKFQKLGGRIPKGVLVVGPPGTGKTLLAKAIAGEAGVPFFSISGSDFVEMFVGVGASRVRDLFEQGKKHAPCIIFIDEIDAVGRLRGAGLGGGHDEREQTLNQLLVEMDGFDTTEGIILVAATNRPDVLDPALLRPGRFDRQVVVNRPDVRGRSEILKVHTKKVPIAANVELEKIARGTPGFSGADLENLVNEAALWAARQNKKEVETVDFEMAKDKVLMGAERKSMILTDEEKRVTAYHEAGHALMAKLLPGTDPVHKVTIIPRGRALGLTMQLPTDDRHSYSKEFLYNTLAILMGGRVAEELVFKHVTTGAGNDLERATDLARKMVCEWGMSEKLGPLTFGQKEDAVFLGRDFVAKRDVSDQIALEIDLEIKRFVTENYDRAKRILSEQMATLKALAEALLEKEVLDAPEIDQILMQTSSHQTVPA; encoded by the coding sequence ATGAATTCCAGAGTCAAGAACTTGCTCTTCTGGGTTGTCGTCGGCTTGTTCATGATTCTGCTCTTCAATTTGTTCAGCGTGCCGACCCATGCGCCCGAAGAAGAGGTCATTTTCAGCGATTTCATGGCGAAGCTGGACAAAGGCGACTTTGAAAAGGTCATCATCAAAGGCAATCACATCAGTGGAGTGCTCAAAGATAAAACCAGAATTCGGACGTACGCGGCGGAATACCCCGATATGATCAAGACGCTTCGTGAAAAGGACGTTCAGATCGAGGTCAAGCCGCCCGAGGAAAGCCCTTGGTACATTACGTTTCTCATCACATGGGGGCCGTTTATCTTGTTCCTCGCGCTCTGGTTCTTTCTTATGCGCCAGATGCAAATCGGGGGGAATAAGGCCCTGTCGTTCGGCAAGAGTCGGGCGCGGATGTTGACCGAAGACCGGAAAAAAGTGACCTTCGCCGACGTTGCGGGGATTGACGAGGCAAAAGAGGAAGTGCTGGAGATCATTGATTTCCTTAAAGATCCTCGAAAGTTCCAGAAACTGGGCGGACGTATTCCCAAAGGAGTTCTGGTGGTCGGTCCTCCAGGGACGGGAAAAACATTGCTCGCAAAAGCGATTGCTGGAGAAGCAGGGGTGCCGTTTTTCAGCATCAGCGGCTCGGATTTCGTCGAGATGTTCGTTGGAGTGGGAGCTTCCCGCGTTCGGGACCTGTTTGAGCAAGGGAAAAAGCATGCGCCCTGCATCATCTTCATTGATGAGATCGATGCGGTCGGTCGCTTGCGTGGCGCCGGGTTGGGGGGAGGACACGACGAACGGGAGCAGACGCTCAACCAGCTCCTGGTCGAGATGGACGGGTTTGACACGACGGAGGGCATCATTTTGGTGGCGGCGACGAACCGTCCGGACGTGTTGGACCCCGCTTTGTTGCGGCCCGGACGCTTTGACCGTCAGGTTGTCGTCAATCGCCCGGACGTGCGGGGACGATCCGAAATATTGAAAGTGCATACGAAGAAAGTGCCCATAGCGGCCAACGTCGAACTTGAAAAGATCGCCCGCGGGACCCCGGGTTTTTCCGGAGCAGACCTCGAAAATTTGGTGAATGAAGCGGCGCTGTGGGCCGCCCGCCAAAATAAGAAAGAGGTCGAGACCGTGGATTTTGAAATGGCGAAGGATAAGGTCCTGATGGGCGCCGAGCGCAAGAGCATGATTTTAACAGACGAAGAGAAGCGGGTCACGGCTTACCATGAAGCAGGTCATGCCCTCATGGCCAAGTTGCTGCCGGGGACGGATCCGGTGCACAAAGTGACCATCATTCCCCGCGGGCGAGCCCTGGGCCTGACCATGCAATTGCCGACCGATGATCGACACAGTTATTCAAAAGAGTTTCTGTACAACACCTTGGCGATTCTCATGGGCGGCCGGGTAGCGGAAGAGTTGGTGTTTAAGCACGTGACGACCGGGGCGGGCAATGACTTGGAACGGGCGACGGACTTGGCTCGCAAAATGGTCTGCGAGTGGGGAATGAGCGAAAAGCTCGGACCGTTGACGTTCGGGCAAAAGGAAGACGCCGTTTTCCTCGGGCGTGACTTTGTGGCGAAACGAGATGTCAGCGATCAAATAGCCCTGGAGATCGATCTGGAAATCAAACGATTTGTGACGGAAAACTATGATCGTGCCAAACGCATCTTAAGCGAACAGATGGCCACTTTGAAGGCGTTGGCCGAGGCGCTGCTCGAAAAAGAAGTCCTGGATGCTCCTGAGATCGATCAGATTCTCATGCAGACGTCTTCTCATCAGACGGTTCCGGCATAA
- the glmM gene encoding phosphoglucosamine mutase: MRKLFGTDGVRGVANLHPMTSEMAMQLGRAAAHIFMRRAGRHQIVIGKDTRLSGYMLESALTSGICSMGVDVLLVGPMPTPAIAFLTRSLRADAGVVISASHNPYQDNGIKFFSSDGLKLPDEVEARIEQLIVSDEIRHLRPTADQIGKAYRIDDADGRYIEFVKRSVPRDLDFQGIKLVVDCANGAAYKVAPTVLKELGAKVEVIGNQPNGMNINAECGAVHPQTLQKAVLETRADLGIALDGDADRGIFVSEQGQIIDGDHVMAALGLDLHRQGLLAKRTVVGTVMSNYGLERSLSKAGVTLVRTPVGDRYLLERMQADGYNFGGEQSGHFIFLDHNTTGDGLISALQVLSLMKRTKQPLSELARAMEPVPQILRNVEVARKPDLESIPEIQQTMRESERRLNGCGRLLVRYSGTEPLLRIMVEGEEDALIREIAEDLARVVHRHLA; the protein is encoded by the coding sequence ATGCGCAAATTGTTTGGAACCGACGGAGTTCGGGGGGTGGCCAATCTCCATCCGATGACCAGCGAAATGGCGATGCAGTTGGGCCGGGCGGCCGCCCATATTTTCATGAGGCGGGCGGGACGGCATCAAATCGTGATCGGCAAAGACACGCGGCTGTCCGGCTATATGCTCGAATCGGCTTTAACGTCCGGTATCTGTTCCATGGGAGTCGATGTGCTCTTGGTCGGACCGATGCCGACCCCGGCCATTGCGTTTCTCACGCGCAGCTTGCGAGCCGATGCGGGAGTCGTCATTTCCGCCTCGCACAACCCGTATCAAGATAACGGCATCAAATTTTTTTCGAGCGATGGATTGAAGTTGCCCGACGAAGTGGAGGCTCGAATCGAGCAGCTCATCGTCTCGGATGAGATTCGTCATCTCCGGCCGACCGCCGATCAGATCGGGAAGGCCTATCGCATCGACGACGCAGACGGGCGATATATCGAGTTCGTCAAGCGGTCGGTTCCGCGCGATCTTGATTTTCAAGGCATCAAGCTGGTCGTGGATTGCGCCAACGGCGCCGCGTACAAGGTGGCGCCGACGGTGCTTAAGGAGTTGGGCGCCAAGGTCGAGGTGATCGGTAATCAACCCAACGGCATGAACATCAACGCGGAGTGCGGAGCTGTTCACCCTCAGACGCTCCAGAAGGCCGTGTTGGAGACTCGGGCGGATCTTGGCATTGCGCTGGACGGCGACGCGGATCGAGGGATCTTCGTTTCGGAACAGGGGCAAATCATCGACGGCGACCACGTCATGGCCGCCTTGGGGCTTGATCTCCATCGCCAAGGACTATTGGCCAAACGGACCGTCGTCGGCACGGTCATGAGCAACTACGGGTTGGAACGTTCGCTGTCGAAAGCCGGCGTGACGCTGGTGCGCACTCCGGTGGGTGATCGCTATTTGTTGGAGCGGATGCAGGCGGACGGCTATAATTTCGGCGGCGAGCAATCCGGCCATTTCATTTTTCTCGACCACAATACGACCGGAGACGGTTTGATTTCGGCGTTGCAAGTGCTGTCTCTTATGAAAAGAACGAAACAGCCCTTGTCGGAATTGGCCAGAGCGATGGAGCCGGTTCCGCAAATTCTTCGCAACGTCGAGGTGGCGAGGAAACCGGATCTTGAATCGATTCCCGAAATCCAGCAGACCATGCGAGAAAGCGAACGGCGGCTGAACGGTTGCGGGCGACTCCTGGTTCGGTATTCAGGAACCGAGCCGTTGCTGCGGATTATGGTCGAGGGCGAGGAAGATGCTCTGATTCGGGAAATCGCCGAGGATCTGGCTCGCGTCGTACACAGACATCTCGCATAA